ACCACCCGGAGGCCACCCCCGACGATCTCATGGAGTTCGTGAAGGGCCCCGACTTCCCGACGGGCGCCCTGATCCTCGGACGGGCCGGCATCCTCGACGCCTACCGAACCGGCCGCGGCTCCATCAAGCTGCGGGCCGTCACCGAGATCGAAGAAGGTCGCAACGGCCGCGACCAGATCGTCGTATCCGAGATGCCCTACCAGACCGGCATCGGGGCGACGGCGGCAAAGATCAAGGACCTGGTCGACGCCCGCCAGATCGACGGCATCGCCGACGTGAACGACGAATCACACGGCGACCTGACTCGCTTGGTCATCAAGCTCAAGCGCGACGCGCCGGCGCTGGTGATCTTGAACAACCTGTACAAGCACACCCCGCTGCAGACGAACTTCGCCGTCAACATGGTGGCCCTGGTCGACGGCGTGCCCCGCACGCTGAACCTCGCCCAGGCGCTGCAGGCCTACATCGATCACCAGATCGAGGTCATCACCCGCCGGTCGCAGTACCGCCTCGCGGAAGCCCAGCGGCGCGAGCACATCCAAGAAGGCCTGCTCAAGGCCATCAACGTCATCGACGAGGTCATCGCCACGATCCGCGCGTCGGAGGATCGGGCTGCCGCCCGGGCGGCGCTGATGGCCGAACCGTTCGAGTTCTCCGAGGTGCAGGCCGAACACATCCTCGACATGCCGCTCGGTCGCCTCACCCGCCTTGCCCGCATCGACCTCGAGAAGCAGATCGAGGAGCTCCGGACCACCATCGCCGAGCTCGAGGCGATCCTGGCCGACGAGGCGAAGCTGAAGGGCGTCATCAAAGACGAGCTGGCCGCCGTGCGTGAGAAGTTCGCCGACGAGCGGCGCTCGCAGATCACGTACGACCCGGGCGACCTCGACATCGAGGACCTCATCGACGATGAGGATCTCGTGGTCACGTTGTCGCAACGCGGTTACACGAAGACCGTCACCGCCGACAGCTTCAAGTCGCAGAACCGGGGTGGTCGTGGCGTGGCGGGAACGAACCTTCGCGATGGTGATTACGCCACTCACATCCTCACCACCACCGCGCATGCGTACCTGTTGTTCTTCTCGAACAAGGGTCGTGTGTACCGCCTGAAGGCGCACGAGATCCCGAAGAAGGAACGCACCGCGCGGGGTACCGCGATCGTCAACCTGCTGCCGTTGCAGAGCGACGAGAAGATCCAGACGATCATCGACACTCGTGACTATGAGACGAATCGCTTCTTGTTCTTCGCCACCAAGCAGGGCCAGGTGAAGAAGACCAAGTTCACCGAATACGACTCGTCGTTGCGCGCGGGGATCATCGCCATCAACCTCCGCGACGGTGACGAGCTCGTGAAGGTGATGCCGACCAACGGCGGCGACGACATCTTCATGGTGTCCCGTTCGGGTACCACCATCCGCTTCCGGGAGGACGAGGTCCGACCCATGGGCCGGTCGGCCGCCGGTGTGCGCGGCATGAAGCTCAAGTCGGAGGACGAGGTCGTGTCGTGCGACGTCGCCCGCGACGACGCGAGCATCCTGATCGTCACCGATGCCGGCTACGGCAAGCGCACGCAGCTCGACAAGTTCAACGTGCAGGGCCGCGGCGGCCAAGGCGTGCGGGGCATCAAGCTCACGGCGCGCAAGGGCCACGTGGTCTCTGCGTTCATGGTCGGCATCGACGACGAGATCTTCGTGATCAACTCGGCCGGCACCGTGATCCGCATGGGGGTGCGCGACATCTCCTCGCAGGGCCGCGACGCCACCGGGGTACGGGTCATGAACCTCGACGACGGCCAGTTCGTGGCCGCCGTCGCGCCAGTCCTCGTGGCCGACGACACCGACGACTGAGCCACGCCCCTCGGGCGTGCGCCCGATCCTCCACGCAGTTCCCCTGCCGCCTTCCCCCTGACGGATCCGATGGGGAGGTGTGTCGTGGGGGAGTGGCGTGCAAAGGGTGCGGGTCGGACCGAACGGGGCCAGGCGGTGCCGTTGATGGCGCTCGTTGTGGTGGTCGTGGCGGTCGTGGCCCTCGGCGTGGCACGACTGGGCCGGGCCGCGGGCGCGCGGGCGTCGGCCCAGACGGCCGCCGACGCCTCGGCGCTCGCGGGCGCGCTCGACGGCGAGCCGGGAGCCCGCGAAGTCGCGACGGCCAACGGTGGCCGACTCGTCGCCTTCCGGCAGGTCGGTGCCGATGTCGTCGTCACCGTCGAGGCTGGCGGTGCACGCGCACAGGCACGCGCGCGCCCGGTGGGTTCGTCGGTCGCCGGCGTGACGGTCGCCGGCGGCTTCGCGCTGCCGGTGCCGCCCTCCCGTGTGGCGCCGGGCGCGTGGGGCCGCCCGCACCACGACTACCCCGCGCTCGACTTGCCCGTTCCGACGGGTACGCCGGTGGCCGCGCTCGCAGGCGGGCGAGTGCGGTGGGTCGACGACAACCGCTGTGGCCAGGGCGTGTCGATCGACGTCGCGAGCGGCGTCCGGTATGTGTACTGCCACGCGTCGGGTCGTTCGGTGCCGGACGGCGCATACGTGACAGCCGGCCGTGAGGTGATCCGCTCGGGCGCCACTGGCCACGTCACCGGTCCGCACCTGCACATCGGGGTGTTCGTCGACGGCGTGTCCGTCTGCCCGCAACCGTTGCTCCAGGCGTTGCTGGCAGGCCGCGCCCCGCCGCCGTGGCGCTCGCTGCCCGCCGCGGGTTGCAGCTACTGAACCTGGTCGTGAGGGGCGCCGAACCGGACCTGCACCGAATCGGGCCAGGTCGTGGCCCTAGACTCCCGCTCGTGCCCCGCCGTTCTCGCGACGTCGCTACCAGACGAGGCGACGCGACCGCGGATCGTGGGCGCCGTGTGGTGCGGACCTTGCGGCGTGTCGAGCTGTGGACGGTCTTCCGGTTGAGCGGCTGTGTCTACCTCGCGCTGTGGGCGATGGGCCTGCTCGCGCTCGCCGTCATCTGGTGGATCTCGAGCAACACCGGCACCACCAGCAACATCGAGAGCTTCCTGCGTGACGTCGGATTCAAGAACTTCGAGTTCAACGGCCCCGAGTTGCTGCTGGCAGCAGGCCTCGGTGGTCTGGTTCTCGTGCTCGCCGGCACGCTGCTCACCACCGTGCTGGCCGCGTTGGTCAACTTGATCAGCGAGCTCACCGGTGGGCTCAAGGTGGTCGTGATCGAGCCTCCGGGTGTCGATCTTCCGGTGGGCGGAACCGTGCCCGCCGCAGCGGCGGCCACGTTCTCGCCGGACGTGGGTGTCGCCGTTGCGCCGCCGGTCGTGGCCACCTTCGGGACGGGTGGCCCCGCGACGAACGGCGAGCCCGACCTTGCGCCTGCCGCCCACTACCGCGTGCGGGCAGCGACCGGCTCGGCAAATCCCGGCCGGGGCGCGGCACCCGGCGCCGGATCGCCGGCCGAACCTGCACACGGGGATCCACGACTCGCCGCATCCGATGCCGCCGACGACAGCTGGTCGGCTCGCGCCGGGCGGCTGCTGCGCGGGGTTGCCAACCCCCGTGGACCGGTTCGCACCGAGCCAGACTGATTCGCTAGCGTCGCAGCTTCCGGGGCTATAGCTCAGTCGGTTAGAGCGCACCCCTGATAAGGGTGAGGTCGCTGGTTCGATTCCAGCTAGCCCCACGGCGCGGGACCCTCGTAGCCCCGTAGGATCCCGAGTTGAACGCCTACCGGAAGAGCTCGCCATGACCCTGCTTCGACGTGCGTTGGCCGCTTTGGCCGCGGCGGCGGTGCTGGCCGCCGCGCTGCGCGTCCGGGGCACCGGGGGTACCCCTCCCCGCCACGGTGGTTGGCGGGAGCTGTCCGGTCCCGATCTGCGCTGATGCGCGTCGGTGTCGTCGGGCTCGGCGCGGTCGGCGCGCGGGCCGCTCGTCAGCTCGCCTCCACCGAGGGCGTCGAGTCGGTGCTCATCCGCGATCTCGACGACGACCGCGCGGCGGCGGTCGCGGCGTCGCTCG
This is a stretch of genomic DNA from Acidimicrobiales bacterium. It encodes these proteins:
- the gyrA gene encoding DNA gyrase subunit A, coding for MTDVENPTPPAGSEPIEIQEEMERSFLDYAMSVIVARALPDARDGLKPVHRRILYAMDVIGARPDRPYMKCARVTGEVMGKYHPHGDSAIYDALARMAQSFSLRHPLIDGHGNFGSPDFGPAAARYTECRLDQLAMQMLADIGEDTVSFKDNYSGEFEEPEVLPARFPNLLVNGSQGIAVGMATNIPPHNLGEVIDATVHLIDHPEATPDDLMEFVKGPDFPTGALILGRAGILDAYRTGRGSIKLRAVTEIEEGRNGRDQIVVSEMPYQTGIGATAAKIKDLVDARQIDGIADVNDESHGDLTRLVIKLKRDAPALVILNNLYKHTPLQTNFAVNMVALVDGVPRTLNLAQALQAYIDHQIEVITRRSQYRLAEAQRREHIQEGLLKAINVIDEVIATIRASEDRAAARAALMAEPFEFSEVQAEHILDMPLGRLTRLARIDLEKQIEELRTTIAELEAILADEAKLKGVIKDELAAVREKFADERRSQITYDPGDLDIEDLIDDEDLVVTLSQRGYTKTVTADSFKSQNRGGRGVAGTNLRDGDYATHILTTTAHAYLLFFSNKGRVYRLKAHEIPKKERTARGTAIVNLLPLQSDEKIQTIIDTRDYETNRFLFFATKQGQVKKTKFTEYDSSLRAGIIAINLRDGDELVKVMPTNGGDDIFMVSRSGTTIRFREDEVRPMGRSAAGVRGMKLKSEDEVVSCDVARDDASILIVTDAGYGKRTQLDKFNVQGRGGQGVRGIKLTARKGHVVSAFMVGIDDEIFVINSAGTVIRMGVRDISSQGRDATGVRVMNLDDGQFVAAVAPVLVADDTDD
- a CDS encoding M23 family metallopeptidase; this translates as MGRCVVGEWRAKGAGRTERGQAVPLMALVVVVVAVVALGVARLGRAAGARASAQTAADASALAGALDGEPGAREVATANGGRLVAFRQVGADVVVTVEAGGARAQARARPVGSSVAGVTVAGGFALPVPPSRVAPGAWGRPHHDYPALDLPVPTGTPVAALAGGRVRWVDDNRCGQGVSIDVASGVRYVYCHASGRSVPDGAYVTAGREVIRSGATGHVTGPHLHIGVFVDGVSVCPQPLLQALLAGRAPPPWRSLPAAGCSY
- a CDS encoding DUF3566 domain-containing protein, encoding MPRRSRDVATRRGDATADRGRRVVRTLRRVELWTVFRLSGCVYLALWAMGLLALAVIWWISSNTGTTSNIESFLRDVGFKNFEFNGPELLLAAGLGGLVLVLAGTLLTTVLAALVNLISELTGGLKVVVIEPPGVDLPVGGTVPAAAAATFSPDVGVAVAPPVVATFGTGGPATNGEPDLAPAAHYRVRAATGSANPGRGAAPGAGSPAEPAHGDPRLAASDAADDSWSARAGRLLRGVANPRGPVRTEPD